The Camelina sativa cultivar DH55 chromosome 18, Cs, whole genome shotgun sequence DNA window NNNNNNNNNNNNNNNNNNNNNNNNNNNNNNNNNNNNNNNNNNNNNNNNNNNNNNNNNNNNNNNNNNNNNNNNNNNNNNNNNNNNNNNNNNNNNNNNNNNNNNNNNNNNNNNNNNNNNNNNNNNNNNNNNNNNNNNNNNNNNNNNNNNNNNNNNNNNNNNNNNNNNNNNNNNNNNNNNNNNNNNNNNNNNNNNNNNNNNNNNNNNNNNNNNNNNNNNNNNNNNNNNNNNNNNNNNNNNNNNNNNNNNNNNNNNNNNNNNNNNNNNNNNNNNNNNNNNNNNNNNNNNNNNNNNNNNNNNNNNNNNNNNNNNNNNNNNNNNNNNNNNNNNNNNNNNNNNNNNNNNNNNNNNNNNNNNNNNNNNNNNNNNNNNNNNNNNNNNNNNNNNNNNNNNNNNNNNNNNNNNNNNNNNNNNNNNNNNNNNNNNNNNNNNNNNNNNNNNNNNNNNNNNNNNNNNNNNNNNNNNNNNNNNNNNNNNNNNNNNNNNNNNNNNNNNNNNNNNNNNNNNNNNNNNNNNNNNNNNNNNNNNNNNNNNNNNNNNNNNNNNNNNNNNNNNNNNNNNNNNNNNNNNNNNNNNNNNNNNNNNNNNNNNNNNNNNNNNNNNNNNNNNNNNNNNNNNNNNNNNNNNNNNNNNNNNNNNNNNNNNNNNNNNNNNNNNNNNNNNNNNNNNNNNNNNNNNNNNNNNNNNNNNNNNNNNNNNNNNNNNNNNNNNNNNNNNNNNNNNNNNNNNNNNNNNNNNNNNNNNNNNNNNNNNNNNNNNNNNNNNNNNNNNNNNNNNNNNNNNNNNNNNNNNNNNNNNNNNNNNNNNNNNNNNNNNNNNNNNNNNNNNNNNNNNNNNNNNNNNNNNNNNNNNNNNNNNNNNNNNNNNNNNNNNNNNNNNNNNNNNNNNNNNNNNNNNNNNNNNNNNNNNNNNNNNNNNNNNNNNNNNNNNNNNNNNNNNNNNNNNNNNNNNNNNNNNNNNNNNNNNNNNNNNNNNNNNNNNNNNNNNNNNNNNNNNNNNNNNNNNNNNNNNNNNNNNNNNNNNNNNNNNNNNNNNNNNNNNNNNNNNNNNNNNNNNNNNNNNNNNNNNNNNNNNNNNNNNNNNNNNNNNNNNNNNNNNNNNNNNNNNNNNNNNNNNNNNNNNNNNNNNNNNNNNNNNNNNNNNNNNNNNNNNNNNNNNNNNNNNNNNNNNNNNNNNNNNNNNNNNNNNNNNNNNNNNNNNNNNNNNNNNNNNNNNNNNNNNNNNNNNNNNNNNNNNNNNNNNNNNNNNNNNNNNNNNNNNNNNNNNNNNNNNNNNNNNNNNNNNNNNNNNNNNNNNNNNNNNNNNNNNNNNNNNNNNNNNNNNNNNNNNNNNNNNNNNNNNNNNNNNNNNNNNNNNNNNNNNNNNNNNNNNNNNNNNNNNNNNNNNNNNNNNNNNNNNNNNNNNNNNNNNNNNNNNNNNNNNNNNNNNNNNNNNNNNNNNNNNNNNNNNNNNNNNNNNNNNNNNNNNNNNNNNNNNNNNNNNNNNNNNNNNNNNNNNNNNNNNNNNNNNNNNNNNNNNNNNNNNNNNNNNNNNNNNNNNNNNNNNNNNNNNNNNNNNNNNNNNNNNNNNNNNNNNNNNNNNNNNNNNNNNNNNNNNNNNNNNNNNNNNNNNNNNNNNNNNNNNNNNNNNNNNNNNNNNNNNNNNNNNNNNNNNNNNNNNNNNNNNNNNNNNNNNNNNNNNNNNNNNNNNNNNNNNNNNNNNNNNNNNNNNNNNNNNNNNNNNNNNNNNNNNNNNNNNNNNNNNNNNNNNNNNNNNNNNNNNNNNNNNNNNNNNNNNNNNNNNNNNNNNNNNNNNNNNNNNNNNNNNNNNNNNNNNNNNNNNNNNNNNNNNNNNNNNNNNNNNNNNNNNNNNNNNNNNNNNNNNNNNNNNNNNNNNNNNNNNNNNNNNNNNNNNNNNNNNNNNNNNNNNNNNNNNNNNNNNNNNNNNNNNNNNNNNNNNNNNNNNNNNNNNNNNNNNNNNNNNNNNNNNNNNNNNNNNNNNNNNNNNNNNNNNNNNNNNNNNNNNNNNNNNNNNNNNNNNNNNNNNNNNNNNNNNNNNNNNNNNNNNNNNNNNNNNNNNNNNNNNNNNNNNNNNNNNNNNNNNNNNNNNNNNNNNNNNNNNNNNNNNNNNNNNNNNNNNNNNNNNNNNNNNNNNNNNNNNNNNNNNNNNNNNNNNNNNNNNNNNNNNNNNNNNNNNNNNNNNNNNNNNNNNNNNNNNNNNNNNNNNNNNNNNNNNNNNNNNNNNNNNNNNNNNNNNNNNNNNNNNNNNNNNNNNNNNNNNNNNNNNNNNNNNNNNNNNNNNNNNNNNNNNNNNNNNNNNNNNNNNNNNNNNNNNNNNNNNNNNNNNNNNNNNNNNNNNNNNNNNNNNNNNNNNNNNNNNNNNNNNNNNNNNNNNNNNNNNNNNNNNNNNNNNNNNNNNNNNNNNNNNNNNNNNNNNNNNNNNNNNNNNNNNNNNNNNNNNNNNNNNNNNNNNNNNNNNNNNNNNNNNNNNNNNNNNNNNNNNNNNNNNNNNNNNNNNNNNNNNNNNNNNNNNNNNNNNNNNNNNNNNNNNNNNNNNNNNNNNNNNNNNNNNNNNNNNNNNNNNNNNNNNNNNNNNNNNNNNNNNNNNNNNNNNNNNNNNNNNNNNNNNNNNNNNNNNNNNNNNNNNNNNNNNNNNNNNNNNNNNNNNNNNNNNNNNNNNNNNNNNNNNNNNNNNNNNNNNNNNNNNNNNNNNNNNNNNNNNNNNNNNNNNNNNNNNNNNNNNNNNNNNNNNNNNNNNNNNNNNNNNNNNNNNNNNNNNNNNNNNNNNNNNNNNNNNNNNNNNNNNNNNNNNNNNNNNNNNNNNNNNNNNNNNNNNNNNNNNNNNNNNNNNNNNNNNNNNNNNNNNNNNNNNNNNNNNNNNNNNNNNNNNNNNNNNNNNNNNNNNNNNNNNNNNNNNNNNNNNNNNNNNNNNNNNNNNNNNNNNNNNNNNNNNNNNNNNNNNNNNNNNNNNNNNNNNNNNNNNNNNNNNNNNNNNNNNNNNNNNNNNNNNNNNNNNNNNNNNNNNNNNNNNNNNNNNNNNNNNNNNNNNNNNNNNNNNNNNNNNNNNNNNNNNNNNNNNNNNNNNNNNNNNNNNNNNNNNNNNNNNNNNNNNNNNNNNNNNNNNNNNNNNNNNNNNNNNNNNNNNNNNNNNNNNNNNNNNNNNNNNNNNNNNNNNNNNNNNNNNNNNNNNNNNNNNNNNNNNNNNNNNNNNNNNNNNNNNNNNNNNNNNNNNNNNNNNNNNNNNNNNNNNNNNNNNNNNNNNNNNNNNNNNNNNNNNNNNNNNNNNNNNNNNNNNNNNNNNNNNNNNNNNNNNNNNNNNNNNNNNNNNNNNNNNNNNNNNNNNNNNNNNNNNNNNNNNNNNNNNNNNNNNNNNNNNNNNNNNNNNNNNNNNNNNNNNNNNNNNNNNNNNNNNNNNNNNNNNNNNNNNNNNNNNNNNNNNNNNNNNNNNNNNNNNNNNNNNNNNNNNNNNNNNNNNNNNNNNNNNNNNNNNNNNNNNNNNNNNNNNNNNNNNNNNNNNNNNNNNNNNNNNNNNNNNNNNNNNNNNNNNNNNNNNNNNNNNNNNNNNNNNNNNNNNNNNNNNNNNNNNNNNNNNNNNNNNNNNNNNNNNNNNNNNNNNNNNNNNNNNNNNNNNNNNNNNNNNNNNNNNNNNNNNNNNNNNNNNNNNNNNNNNNNNNNNNNNNNNNNNNNNNNNNNNNNNNNNNNNNNNNNNNNNNNNNNNNNNNNNNNNNNNNNNNNNNNNNNNNNNNNNNNNNNNNNNNNNNNNNNNNNNNNNNNNNNNNNNNNNNNNNNNNNNNNNNNNNNNNNNNNNNNNNNNNNNNNNNNNNNNNNNNNNNNNNNNNNNNNNNNNNNNNNNNNNNNNNNNNNNNNNNNNNNNNNNNNNNNNNNNNNNNNNNNNNNNNNNNNNNNNNNNNNNNNNNNNNNNNNNNNNNNNNNNNNNNNNNNNNNNNNNNNNNNNNNNNNNNNNNNNNNNNNNNNNNNNNNNNNNNNNNNNNNNNNNNNNNNNNNNNNNNNNNNNNNNNNNNNNNNNNNNNNNNNNNNNNNNNNNNNNNNNNNNNNNNNNNNNNNNNNNNNNNNNNNNNNNNNNNNNNNNNNNNNNNNNNNNNNNNNNNNNNNNNNNNNNNNNNNNNNNNNNNNNNNNNNNNNNNNNNNNNNNNNNNNNNNNNNNNNNNNNNNNNNNNNNNNNNNNNNNNNNNNNNNNNNNNNNNNNNNNNNNNNNNNNNNNNNNNNNNNNNNNNNNNNNNNNNNNNNNNNNNNNNNNNNNNNNNNNNNNNNNNNNNNNNNNNNNNNNNNNNNNNNNNNNNNNNNNNNNNNNNNNNNNNNNNNNNNNNNNNNNNNNNNNNNNNNNNNNNNNNNNNNNNNNNNNNNNNNNNNNNNNNNNNNNNNNNNNNNNNNNNNNNNNNNNNNNNNNNNNNNNNNNNNNNNNNNNNNNNNNNNNNNNNNNNNNNNNNNNNNNNNNNNNNNNNNNNNNNNNNNNNNNNNNNNNNNNNNNNNNNNNNNNNNNNNNNNNNNNNNNNNNNNNNNNNNNNNNNNNNNNNNNNNNNNNNNNNNNNNNNNNNNNNNNNNNNNNNNNNNNNNNNNNNNNNNNNNNNNNNNNNNNNNNNNNNNNNNNNNNNNNNNNNNNNNNNNNNNNNNNNNNNNNNNNNNNNNNNNNNNNNNNNNNNNNNNNNNNNNNNNNNNNNNNNNNNNNNNNNNNNNNNNNNNNNNNNNNNNNNNNNNNNNNNNNNNNNNNNNNNNNNNNNNNNNNNNNNNNNNNNNNNNNNNNNNNNNNNNNNNNNNNNNNNNNNNNNNNNNNNNNNNNNNNNNNNNNNNNNNNNNNNNNNNNNNNNNNNNNNNNNNNNNNNNNNNNNNNNNNNNNNNNNNNNNNNNNNNNNNNNNNNNNNNNNNNNNNNNNNNNNNNNNNNNNNNNNNNNNNNNNNNNNNNNNNNNNNNNNNNNNNNNNNNNNNNNNNNNNNNNNNNNNNNNNNNNNNNNNNNNNNNNNNNNNNNNNNNNNNNNNNNNNNNNNNNNNNNNNNNNNNNNNNNNNNNNNNNNNNNNNNNNNNNNNNNNNNNNNNNNNNNNNNNNNNNNNNNNNNNNNNNNNNNNNNNNNNNNNNNNNNNNNNNNNNNNNNNNNNNNNNNNNNNNNNNNNNNNNNNNNNNNNNNNNNNNNNNNNNNNNNNNNNNNNNNNNNNNNNNNNNNNNNNNNNNNNNNNNNNNNNNNNNNNNNNNNNNNNNNNNNNNNNNNNNNNNNNNNNNNNNNNNNNNNNNNNNNNNNNNNNNNNGTTTCAAACTTTCATAGTCTTTAAGCAGGGTTTCGTGGATTTCCAAATCCTCTGAATTGGTCTGAAGTTTATTCACAAGAGCTTCAAGCCATACCATCCTTGATTTTGACTGTTGAAGCTCCACCGCCATCTTCTTGTAACTCTCAACCGTTTTTGTGCCATCTGACTTCAGTTCTTCTACTGCCTTTTTCGCATTCTCCAATTGCCTAAGAGTTTCAGTGGCCATAGCCTCGGTCTCAGCTTCTGATACCTCACAGTTCGTAAGTTGGTTCCTGAAACTCTCGACAAGGAAAATCGTGTCCATCAAGTTTCCTCTCAAAAGTTGTACCTCCGAGTTATGCAACTCAGCTTGTTTCACATGACCAGCTTCAGAAGAAGCCACCATCTCAATCTGAAGCTTGAGCTGTCGGATCTCATGAGCAACAGCAGCCAATCCTGCTCTTTCACCAGCGGTAGCACTAAACTCCAAATCGCACTCCTGAGATATGATACCTTGATGAACAAGAGAATTAGTATTATCGGTTTCTTCTTCCAAGGCTGAAACTTCCAAAAACTGATTCTGGTTCTCCTCAAACTTAGAGGAAACTTCTTGCAGCTCTTTCCTGGACTTCTCGGCTTCTTCCTCTGCTTGCTTCTTCGATGTTTCAGACACTGAGACTTGATCTTTCGCCTTCTTTAGCTCCTCTTGAAGCTGCGATACTAGCGACTCTAGCTCCGTTATTCTACTCGGCCTCTTCTTCTGTTAGCCATGAAACATATCACAATGTTAAAAtaatctcaagaagaagaaaaaaagcagaCAATTGAGTCAAAATTAGTTACACTATCATCTCTCAACTACCCAACTTAAATGTCCACCTAATTCTATATCACATAGGCCCCCCCAAATTAAATGTATCCTAATTTTTTCCCCATCCAAATCAATACAGAAACATGTTATGTAGGAAAGGCTTGTTTTGGATCATGCAAATAAAAGGAATTGATGAAATCTAGTACCCCAAAACAatgaataaaacaataaaaagaaatcttTCAAGACCCTTGGATTGAATCTGATTCAGCTTAGTACATGAGGCTCATACCTCAGAGACAGGGCTTCGTGGAGACCTACGATCCAGAACTTTTGGACTTTTATCCTTTGGTGTTCTGTTATTAGCTGAGACAGGAGGTGAAGAAGATTCAGACTCTAGCGATCCTATCTTCAGTGACCGAACAGCTCGAGGAGACACCTTCTTAGGAACATCTGGAGATCCATTTCTGccccaaaacacaaaaatatattaaattgtaaACCAAGAAGATATCACAATCCAAAATTGCAAGCAAATGAGTCAGAGAACGAAAAAAAACTTCAACTAATAGAAACAGATCATCAACGGTCATAACTTGTTGCTATATAGattgagtcttcttcttccttaagaTATTAGAGAAAATCTGTGATAGAATTTGATTAAATAGAAACAAATATGTTTTGAGGACCACATATATGTAACCTTCAAGATTCAGCGTTGAAAAAGTGCAAACCTCCCACAACACAATCacaaaaaaggagaagaatCAGCTATAAATGCAAAGAACCATACAAAGACAAAAACCAATATTTACCTTGCCTTTTGGGTCTGCATAATGTAATCTTATCACTCCAATGCACAGGATGAATAAAACTTTGTTCACAGAATAGATATTTTCAGCCTCCTCTTTGCTTCTTCAATGTAGCCTGACCCACCAAGAATTGTATAGAGCTCATGAATATTAAATGCAGAAAGATGGAGACATATTTAAAATCCCAATGGCAGCGAGAAAACATGATAGGAGTTATTACAGAGAAATGATAagcgtaaaaaaaaatttctttacgTCTGTAATCAAATCCACTACCAGAAAATGANGCTATCTTTAGTTCAGATTGGAGTTCAGCTTGTATCCGTAACCGAGAAGAAGCCTCTACGTTCCCCTCTTGGTCTTTTCGATCAGAAGCTTCTAGAGCCGCTCTCAGTCGCTCTACCTCACATCTTAAGGAAGATACTTCTTCCTCCCTCTCATTTGATTCCccaagtttcaaactttcataGTCTTTAAGCAGGGTTTCGTGGATTTCCAAATCCTCTGAATTGGTCTGAAGTTTATTCACAAGAGCTTCAAGCCATACCATCCTTGATTTTGACTGTTGAAGCTCCACCGCCATCTTCTTGTAACTCTCAACCGTTTTTGTGCCATCTGACTTCAGTTCTTCTACTGCCTTTTTCGCATTCTCCAATTGCCTAAGAGTTTCAGTGGCCATAGCCTCGGTCTCAGCTTCTGATACCTCACAGTTCGTAAGTTGGTTCCTGAAACTCTCGACAAGGAAAATCGTGTCCATCAAGTTTCCTCTCAAAAGTTGTACCTCCGAGTTATGCAACTCAGCTTGTTTCACATGACCAGCTTCAGAAGAAGCCACCATCTCAATCTGAAGCTTGAGCTGTCGGATCTCATGAGCAACAGCAGCCAATCCTGCTCTTTCACCAGCGGTAGCACTAAACTCCAAATCGCACTCCTGAGATATGATACCTTGATGAACAAGAGAATTAGTATTATCGGTTTCTTCTTCCAAGGCTGAAACTTCCAAAAACTGATTCTGGTTCTCCTCAAACTTAGAGGAAACTTCTTGCAGCTCTTTCCTGGACTTCTCGGCTTCTTCCTCTGCTTGCTTCTTCGATGTTTCAGACACTGAGACTTGATCTTTCGCCTTCTTTAGCTCCTCTTGAAGCTGCGATACTAGCGACTCTAGCTCCGTTATTCTACTCGGCCTCTTCTTCTGTTAGCCATGAAACATATCACAATGTTAAAAtaatctcaagaagaagaaaaaaagcagaCAATTGAGTCAAAATTAGTTACACTATCATCTCTCAACTACCCAACTTAAATGTCCACCTAATTCTATATCACATAGGCCCCCCCAAATTAAATGTATCCTAATTTTTTCCCCATCCAAATCAATACAGAAACATGTTATGTAGGAAAGGCTTGTTTTGGATCATGCAAATAAAAGGAATTGATGAAATCTAGTACCCCAAAACAatgaataaaacaataaaaagaaatcttTCAAGACCCTTGGATTGAATCTGATTCAGCTTAGTACATGAGGCTCATACCTCAGAGACAGGGCTTCGTGGAGACCTACGATCCAGAACTTTTGGACTTTTATCCTTTGGTGTTCTGTTATTAGCTGAGACAGGAGGTGAAGAAGATTCAGACTCTAGCGATCCTATCTTCAGTGACCGAACAGCTCGAGGAGACACCTTCTTAGGAACATCTGGAGATCCATTTCTGccccaaaacacaaaaatatattaaattgtaaACCAAGAAGATATCACAATCCAAAATTGCAAGCAAATGAGTCAGAGAACGAAAAAAAACTTCAACTAATAGAAACAGATCATCAACGGTCATAACTTGTTGCTATATAGattgagtcttcttcttccttaagaTATTAGAGAAAATCTGTGATAGAATTTGATTAAATAGAAACAAATATGTTTTGAGGACCACATATATGTAACCTTCAAGATTCAGCGTTGAAAAAGTGCAAACCTCCCACAACACAATCacaaaaaaggagaagaatCAGCTATAAATGCAAAGAACCATACAAAGACAAAAACCAATATTTACCTTGCCTTTTGGGTCTGCATAATGTAATCTTATCACTCCAATGCACAGGATGAATAAAACTTTGTTCACAGAATAGATATTTTCAGCCTCCTCTTTGCTTCTTCAATGTAGCCTGACCCACCAAGAATTGTATAGAGCTCATGAATATTAAATGCAGAAAGATGGAGACATATTTAAAATCCCAATGGCAGCGAGAAAACATGATAGGAGTTATTACAGAGAAATGATAagcgtaaaaaaaaatttctttacgTCTGTAATCAAATCCACTACCAGAAAATGAGCATcctaaagaagaaacaaaatcttttagttaatttctTACTAGTGTCTCATGTCAGACATAGAGAGATTCGTTGGCTTGTGCATTATTACCTACTGCAAAGCCACATTAAATTAAAGGTATGCCATCATGTTCATGATTCTTGATCAAACATctgatttcattaaaaaaagtaTGGTTTCTTTTTGGTGTAAGACCGTTCTACTCAACCATATCTGCTCACTCATAGCTCTTGAACACCACACCAAAATTTGGTTCTTTAATATTCCACTCAATGGAGAATACAATACTTGATTCAATATTATAAAAGGGACAGACCACAATCAACACAATCAAAGTCACATCTCAGGTGAACCAGAAGCATATTGCCAAAGGATGACTTCAAAGACTGCAttagctgattttttttttgttctggaTGTATCcaaataaacccaaaaaagagaaagaaagaccAACTGATGTCTTGACACTATAACCAACCATTGATGCTAACAACACAAAGGTGTTTGACTATAAAGCAACATAAAACGAATCTTCAATAGTTGCCTCTTGACTATGTAATGTTCACAAACTATAATCATCCAGGCTGGTAACAAAAGGGTCCTACACAAACTACACAAGCAGCAAAATGTGGTAGATTTACTTAAACGTCCCCACCAGATTCACCCTCCTAAACGGGACACACGAGGGTTATACTGTCATTATCTAGAATAAGTTCCATCTTCTCCTTCATTATTGCCGTGGAAGGAGGGGACTTAGACGTTAAAGAACTACTACTGCTATCATGAATCATAATGAGTttcataaattagaaaaaaattaaacagataTAATACCCACTCCAGAGTCAACAAGACAATCAGAAATCTAGTACTATTTGGTTTCCTAGATAAACGTTTTCCAGAGAAAAGGAGAATCTAATTAGTAAAACCACTTGAGTGCAATGATCATGttaataaaagtaaacaatcaCAGTGCaggcagagaaagaaaaaaagcttcaaCATTTAACCTTAAAAACtactaaaaacaaagaaaaaggagttctttttataaagaaatcagACCAGATATGAAGTAATGTAATACAAAGATTAAACTATCCCAAGTTCCCAACGTCCTGCTTCAAAAGTAAACTAAAagctaaaatattaataacaaactcaataaatcagagaagaagaaaaaaagagagacatttTGATGTTAAACCCtatatactttaatttcttcaaataaacaaaaaattagaaaattttaattgagATTAAAGCTAAATGAGGATGTAACCCAAAAAGACTTGAGCTTTCTGAAAGGTAAAATAAGAAACAGGGTAAGTTAAATGAGGATGTAACCCAAAAGAGACAACTTTTTTctcaggaaaacaaaaaagacactACATTTTTCCAGGGAACAGTGTAGCTAATAAAAGTTCTCATGAAAAAATTTAAGGAGAGAGCTTCTTACGCTGCGAGGTGGGTTCGTGGTTGAGGAAAATGggaagagagatttgagaagcAAAACCTAATTAAGTTTGCAGAGTCCAAGAGGGAAAcagtgtgtgagagagagaagagtagGTAATGTGTGTTGTGGCTTTGGGCAGTGAGTCTGagcaacaaagaaagagagagaagggaacaAAAGGTTATTCCAAAACGCAGCACGACAAACGTACTCCTTTGTCGTTTTGAtgattgtttttagatttttgaaatttgatttcCGGTTTTAGACAGTTTCCAATGTCCAAAACCAAACCCGGGAATCTTTTTTATACactactttctttttcttatattcaGTTTATGATATCGATATATTTGGTTACAAATAGTTTCTCATTTCACTTATTGTACTTTGTCAACAATATGGTTCGTAGACAAAATGGTATGACTCCATCGTTTCggatcaaaataaaattcaaacaaGTAACACAATATCTAATCACCTAACCTATTCTTCTGACTTCATATTCCTTTTGCTCACTGTCAAATGTTCaccatgttattttttatttatttaccaagGTCTACCAATAGTATTGCTTAAACGGGCCATAAGTTTGCTCAGTCATTTTCGTTACCAAGCCCACtccttttaatatttaaaattatacaaccCTTGTTTAATAGTACTACTAGCTTTTAGCAAAAACCAATACAGTACTATCAATGTTTCATCAAAGGCGTGCCAAGTGCAATCCCCGGATTTTTAGAATTGGGTAGGATTGAGGAGACTTGATAGTGTATGGTCGGTCggataaaacttttttaaagctAAAGCGCTCACTTTTATCGTTAACTGTATTTTGGGACACTATGGCCATAGTCTATGGGTCCATCTAACTCATAAAATATCAGTTATTTTAGGGAAAACGAGCTATTTCCCCCCAAGAACTATCATATTTTGCTGTATGGAACCCGAACTATGAACACGAGCTATATATCCCTGTCAACTATGTTTGACACCTATTTCTCCCCAAATCGAAAGTTCTACACTTCTATCACCTCGAATTGAAAGTTCGAGATGTAATTACACCTAATCTTGGGTTTGTCATGGTTTACTATTTGCTTAACCGTCTAACAAAAAGCCTAAACCAATTTAGACCCGATTAAACCTATTTTGACCCAAATTTATCGAGATAACCAATTAACCATAATTTGACCcgattgttttcaatttttagtgGTTTTGACCCGACTAAACATTGTTTGAAACCCAAAATCATCGAGAGAACCCTAAATTGAGAAatccccaaaaagaaaaatacccTAAAAAGAGCGAATCGAATCCGAGTTCAATCGATTTGATGGCGTTAATCGAGATCTCGCGTGTACAGTGATGTAATGAGGACAAATCCAAAGAGTTGGTGTAGGGCATTCCACAAGGTTGGTAATTACTGCGAAGATGTCGACAATAACTCGACAGAGTCTTTTAACAGCTCCATCAACAAGGCAAGAGAGAAGCCTTTTGTTGCCATGTTAGAGACAATAAGACGACTGGCCATGGTGCGAATTGCAAAGAGGTCTGCCATATCTAATTCTCACACAGGTAAAATTCATCTTATCCTTATGTATTATTTGTTGTGTTTATAGATTCTCATGTTTTTCGCAAATGTTTGCAGGGATCTGTACTCCATATGTTGTTAAGTTTCTTGCGGCTGAGCACAAAGCAGCATCTACGGCTAAGGTATCAACAAGCACAAATGGGACCTTCGAAGTCAAAGTCAGTGGAGACACTCACCGTGTTTGTCTAAAGAAGATGACTTGTACGTGTCAGAAGTGGCAAATATGT harbors:
- the LOC104763602 gene encoding interactor of constitutive active ROPs 3-like, coding for MQTQKARNGSPDVPKKVSPRAVRSLKIGSLESESSSPPVSANNRTPKDKSPKVLDRRSPRSPVSEKKRPSRITELESLVSQLQEELKKAKDQVSVSETSKKQAEEEAEKSRKELQEVSSKFEENQNQFLEVSALEEETDNTNSLVHQGIISQECDLEFSATAGERAGLAAVAHEIRQLKLQIEMVASSEAGHVKQAELHNSEVQLLRGNLMDTIFLVESFRNQLTNCEVSEAETEAMATETLRQLENAKKAVEELKSDGTKTVESYKKMAVELQQSKSRMVWLEALVNKLQTNSEDLEIHETLLKDYESLKLGESNEREEEVSSLRCEVERLRAALEASDRKDQEGNVEASSRLRIQAELQSELKIASFSGSGFDYRRYIEEAKRRLKISILNGSPDVPKKVSPRAVRSLKIGSLESESSSPPVSANNRTPKDKSPKVLDRRSPRSPVSEKKRPSRITELESLVSQLQEELKKAKDQVSVSETSKKQAEEEAEKSRKELQEVSSKFEENQNQFLEVSALEEETDNTNSLVHQGIISQECDLEFSATAGERAGLAAVAHEIRQLKLQIEMVASSEAGHVKQAELHNSEVQLLRGNLMDTIFLVESFRNQLTNCEVSEAETEAMATETLRQLENAKKAVEELKSDGTKTVESYKKMAVELQQSKSRMVWLEALVNKLQTNSEDLEIHETLLKDYENVQDAFMKLGIAMEEADKSSKRAVRVTEQLEATQTSNSEMETELRKLKVQSNQWRKAAEAATAMLSAGNNGNYNQTNSPYSEDIDDELTKKKNGNVLKKIGVLWKKPQK
- the LOC109130518 gene encoding LOW QUALITY PROTEIN: uncharacterized protein LOC109130518 (The sequence of the model RefSeq protein was modified relative to this genomic sequence to represent the inferred CDS: inserted 1 base in 1 codon; substituted 1 base at 1 genomic stop codon) is translated as MKKFKERASYAARWREEXVMCVVALGSESEQQRKREKGTKGYSKTQHDKXYSFVVLMIVFRFLKFDFRF
- the LOC104763603 gene encoding uncharacterized protein LOC104763603 gives rise to the protein MRTNPKSWCRAFHKVGNYCEDVDNNSTESFNSSINKAREKPFVAMLETIRRLAMVRIAKRSAISNSHTGICTPYVVKFLAAEHKAASTAKVSTSTNGTFEVKVSGDTHRVCLKKMTCTCQKWQICGIPYVDNNSTESFNSSINKAREKPFVAMLETIRRLDMVRIAKRDLYSICC